A segment of the Stegostoma tigrinum isolate sSteTig4 chromosome 44, sSteTig4.hap1, whole genome shotgun sequence genome:
TTCATTGCCCTTTTCTTTAGACTCAAAGAAAGGAATGCCACATCAATCTATTCCCTCAGCATTATTCACAAAATTCTGTTCCTGTGTACACAGAAAAGCTGATGTCACCTTGAAGAACAGCCCTTGATACAATTTCTGTCAGTTAGACTCTGCTCTCTTGGAGTTACAAAACCTTTTTGCTTTTACATTACACAATCCATTGCACAAAACAAATGCATGGAGCAATAACTGACAGGCACAGGCTGATAACTGCACTCCTGCGTTCttaaagcagaaactgacaggcttgggctgataactaAACTCGGAGGTTCACAAAGCAGCAGCTGGCATGTACAGATTGATAACTATACTTCGatattcacagagcagaaacagacagagaaagattgaCATCTGTACTCTTATTCATGTGGTATAAACATTATAGGTACAGATTTCTAACTCCACTCATTAACAcaccgagcagaaactgacaagGAGAAATTATTTGTATTTCAATACCAGGACTGGCAAATCCAAATTGCTAAGCACATTCACAGCACACTCACTGGCTGATAGGGAACGATTGATAAATGTCCTGAAATAGTCATGTAACAGAGACTACCAGTTACAGATTTATAActgcacactcagacacacagctgaaactgacagggactgaccggTAAATGGACTCGGACATTCGTCTGGTAGTTAATGacaaaacatagaacgtagaacattacagcacagtacaggccctttggccctcgatgttgttgtgccgacctgtcataccgatctcaagcccatctaacctacgctattccatgtacgtccatatacttatccaatgacgccttaaatgtacccaaagttggcgaatctactaccgttgcaggcaaagtgttccattcccttactactgagtcaATAAATtacctcagacatctgtcctatatctttcacccctcaatttaaagctatgccccctcgtgctcaccgtcaccatccgaggaaaaaggttctccctatccaccctatctaaccctctgattattttagatgtttcaagtcacctctcaaccttcttctctgtaatgtaagtccctcagcctttcctcaagaccttccctccatatcaggcaacatcctagtaaatctcctctgcaccatttccaaagcttccacatccttcttataatgcggtgaccagaactgtacacaatgctccaagtgcagccgcaccagagttttgtatggcttcaccataacctcttggttccagaactcgatgaataaaagctgaaacactgtatgccaccttaacacccctgtcaacctgggtggcaactttcaaggatctgtgtacatggacgccgagatctctctgctcatctacactactaagaatcttaccattagccctgtactttgccttctggttactcctaccaaagtgcatcacctcatacttgtctgcattaaaatctatttcccacctctcagcccagctctgcagcttatcgatgactctctgcaacctacagcatccttcgtcactatccacagctccactgacctttggtgtcgtctgcaaatgtactaacccatccttctacgccctcatccaggtcatttataaaaatgacaaacagcagtggacccaacaccgacccttgcggtacaccactagtaactgctctccaggatgaacatttcccatcaactaccaccctctgtcttctttcagcaagccaatttccgatctaaactgctatatctcccacaattccattcctccgcattttgtacaatagcgtcttgtggggaatcttatcaaatgccttgctgaaaacgataaacaccacatcaaccggtttactctcatctacctgtttggtcaccttctcaaagaactctaaggtttgtgaggcacgaccttccgttaacaaaaccatgctgactctccctaatcaattttattcttttctagaatATAAATccgatcccttataaccttttccaacactttaccaacaactgtggtaaggctcactggtctataattaccagggttgtctctactccccttcttgaacagggaaaccacatttgctatcctccagtcatctggcactattcctgaacttTTGATCACAAATCTATCATATCcacacagcaaaaactgacagAATCAGATTAATAATAAAACTCCCAGTTTCATATTTGtttaaactgacaggtacagtttgATAACTATCAGATTTTCACAGCAGAATCTGACAATAACTGATCGATTACTAAACTCAGATTGACAAGCAAATACAAAACAGGTATAGACGTGACAACTACACTCATGCATTGACCACCAGCAACTGATGTGTAGGTGCACAACTACACTCATTCACATGGCAGTAACAGAGAGCTACAGCTTAATAACTACAGTCACCCACCTGCATTACAGTAACTGTCAGGGGCAGGTTGATAACACTCACACATTGATGTGACGGAAACTGACATGTACTGATAATAACTAAACCCATCTATGGatacagcagaaactgacagagacTGATAATTGCACTTCCATTATCATTGCAGAAACTGAGATTTATAACTGCACCCTCTCATTCACATGACAAAAACTGAGTGTACAGATTTGATAACCATAGCCACACATTTGTATTGTAATATGTGACAGGGATGGGATAATCCTTCCTGCAAAATGTTACAAGAAAGCAAGAGAACTAATTAATTAATAATTCACAGCAGAAACCTAGAGGTATAATCCTGATAATTACACAAGAATATTCACTGGGGAGACACTGACAAGGTTCAGATTGATAATGACAATCTCATTCATACAACAGAAATTGGTTGGTACGCACTGAAAAGCACAGTCTCATaattacagaacagaaactgacAATCACAGACGGATAACTACATTTTCATATTCACATGTCTGAAAATGACTGTTAGGATTGAATGAATATGGTGcatttttacaagcagaaacattcAAGGTTACGCTAACAACTGCACCCACACATTCAAAGCTCGGAACTGACAGGTAAAGATGAAAAGCCAAGCTCACGTGTTGACATAGCAGAAACTGAGAAGCACAGTCTGAAGCCTGCTCTCTGACATTCAGATAGCAGAAAACGACTGGCACAGATGGATAAGTATACTCACCTTGCAGACACTGACACGAACATTCCCACATCACCAACAATCAGGTAAAGACTTACAACGGCATTCTCATATTCacaaaggggggaaaaaaataatCACAGTCAAGTCCAATTTGATAACTTCTCAAATAAACACAGGGCAGAATCTCACAGGTCCCCGTCAGTCTCTGCTGTGTGAATACATAAGTAATTTAACAAAGGCTCACCAATGTGTGAGACATGAATAGATCAACAAATAAACTCATatccacagacccactcacattGTGTAGTCCCATTCATGGATCTGGACACTTAGTTTGTTTCTGGACTTCACTCAATTGGGATggaattaacaaaaagaaaaatcacaagacaaagaagcagctcagatcaagagtggaatcaaacaccTAATTCTGTTCAGATTCCTGGCTTGAAATTAAATATTGTAATGATTATTAACTGAACATTGCATCCAATAATGAAATATCACTGAACTTGGCTGATGTTGACTTGCAGGAGGGttttcttctgtcttcctccaggcaaatacgTGAGGGACTAAGAGAAAGTAATATTCCCTCGGCACAAAGCCAAGTGTGACCAGCTGCTTCTAACAAACGGAAGGTATGTTACCGCTGTCAGAGCAGAGagcatcctttccacagtcacagaccAGATTGAGTCAGACACACATTGAGGTCAATTTCCAGTGAGATTTGTTCCAACAACACAGAGGAAAtagaagttttgtttttttccacCATTCACAATGCACACCTGCCCAGTTCGAACAAATTTCAGCATTTCAAGTGTTTTGCGAGATCTGCAGCTCGGATAGCGGATAATGTTGAGCTGGCTTGCTTTTCTTCAtatatttcatcaccatgctcagtggtatcatcagtggagcctccaatgagtCAATGTTATTCCACGCCCTGTGGAATTTATACTGTATGGTCCATTATGGTGACAACTAtcacttctggttttgatctgtctgagtTTTCATTTTTGGGGTCCGATTCTATAatcttgttgattgaagtatgcatggaaaaccatgcctctcggaattcctgtgtgtctgtgtttggcttgggctaccatggttactttgtcccatgTTAACCTGATGGCCTTTATTGTCTGAATATGTGATACATTCAGACAACCAAGGCCATCAGGTGAAATGGGGCAAAGTTACCAtattaaaaagaaagaactgtggatgctgtaaatcaggaacaaaagacaGACTTGCTGGACAAGCTCTGCAGCTCAGCAGtaactggttctgaggaaaggttactggACCCGCAAGGCTAactctctgtttttcccttcaccgatgctgcctgacctgagctttttccagcaccttttatttttgttgtgtaaGGTAACCATAGCAgcctaagccaaacatagacatgttaaggaattcctagagacattgttctccacacaaacatagaattggaccccatgtataaacccatatagatcaaaactgaaatgacagtactcagcaTAACAGACCTGACAGTgcaaattccaagcagaggagaATCACATTGCATCagcagaggctccactgatgatgtcacctagcatggtggcaAAACGTCCGAACAAAAACATGACAGCTCACTGACCAAGTCAACAACATCACATTTCTGCATTCACAGCCCATTGACATTTACACCGTTTTTGAAGATGGACAGACTGAATACTTGTCCAAAATACACACTCAAACTGAATATAATCTGCATTAAATGACTCTGATAACAGCTACCACATAACAAATTGCATCGTCACAGAGAATATTACTGGCTGCCAAAGTTCAGCCGTGTTGTCAAATAGAAACTGACAAGCATGTGTTGATTCCTCTGCTCAATCATTCACCCTGTAGAAACAGGCAAAAAACAGGTTGACACTCTCTCATATATGGAAAAAAAGTTTGCTATACCATtctcaaattcacatttgaaaaATGATATGTACAAATTAATATTTATGCTCACATATCAAACTACATGTACCCAAATGATAACTACGCTTATATATCCACAGCATATCAACAATCCGTTCTTCTCTGTTGCTAACACTCCAGTTTcacagcataacttcacaggtccaattttataaatgcatttaaatatcCACAGACTTAACAGTTTTTTTTAGGTGCAGTGTGATAATggcagtagattcaccaactttaggtacatttaagttgtcattggattagcatgtggacatacatggaatagtgtaggttagatggacttcagatcggtatgacaggttggcatactattgagggctgaagggcctgtactgtgctgtaatgttcaatgtaacTACACTCCAATTTTCACAAGCAGATTCTCATAGGTACGTACTGATCATGAAGCAGAAATGGACAGGAACAGCTTGGTAATAACCCTCCCAATGTCATACAGCTTGAACTGACAGGTACACTTTGATAACTATATGCATATCAACAGTGCAGTATCTGACACCTATGTATTGGtaactacacacatacacactctcacacacacactctcacggagcagaaaatgagaaatataaaTGGATAACTAAACAGACATATTGACATTGCAGAAATTGACAGGCTACATGGATAACTACACTCATATCTTGCAGCAGAAACTGATAGTGACACTGATTGGAGAGCCTAAGTGGGCGAGAGAGTAAAATTTGTCAAATCAACAGAAAGCAAAAAGCACTGGTCACAGCACGTCAGCACTCGTCTGTGACCGAGGTAATCCGAGTAAAACTGATACCGAGACACGCTGGCAGGTGTCTAAGGAATGTACGAATAGTTTGGGCCTCGATATATTGGAGATTTGAAGAAGGACGTCAAACCTTTCGAGGAAACAAAAAGGGTCTTGACGGAACAGGCAATTTAAAATAGTGTCTAAAGATGGTGCGCACGATTAATGCTCtctttcagggaaaaaaaaagttatcgTTTGGTTTATTAACATGTCGAGGtgtttttgaaatgtgaaatgaatATGCAGGTGCAGATTTCGGCCCCTTTTTGCCGCTTGCATTTAAGTTTTTGAAAATTCGattcaaggtcagaaatggacATTCCACTCGGTTCGGGAATGCGGGAAAGGGAGATGAAGTCAAATATACATTCATAATCTAAAAGTAAATGTATTCGCGCATTCTGTTCTGTTCAACGTCCGAGTTTTCGTTAAATATTGGCGGGCTTttcgagtttgaaagaaagcggttgatgatttggcgccgggaTTTTCCGGCCTCCTGCCCGGGCCCTCTCCGgattggtgagggaagcagatatcTGATTGGGCATTGAAACGACATGAGGAGATACTGAACaatgtgaccaatcagcaatggccgcacccccattcctcccGAAGGTATAAGAGGGCGGGATGTGGCCGCATTGCAGCATTCTCTGTGAAAGTGTTTGTGAGTTTGTGGCGATGTCTGGAAGAGGAAAGGGCGGTGGCGGTAAAGCTCGGTCGAAGGCGAAGTCCCGGTCGTCCCGGGCTGGGCTGCAGTTCCCGGTGGGCCGTGTTCACAGGCTCCTAagaaagggtaactatgctgagcgtgtgggtgccggagcgccggtttatctggctgcggtgctcgagtacctgacggctgaaatcctcgagctggccggtaacgcggcccgggacaacaagaagacccgcatcatccccaggcacctccagctggccgtgcgcaacgacgaggagctcaacaagTTGCTGGGAGGTgtgaccatcgctcagggcgGGGTGCTGCCAAATATTCAGGCcgtgctgctgcccaagaaaaccgcCG
Coding sequences within it:
- the LOC132207246 gene encoding late histone H2A.2.2-like is translated as MSGRGKGGGGKARSKAKSRSSRAGLQFPVGRVHRLLRKGNYAERVGAGAPVYLAAVLEYLTAEILELAGNAARDNKKTRIIPRHLQLAVRNDEELNKLLGGVTIAQGGVLPNIQAVLLPKKTAAGGATKK